One part of the Eucalyptus grandis isolate ANBG69807.140 chromosome 10, ASM1654582v1, whole genome shotgun sequence genome encodes these proteins:
- the LOC120288766 gene encoding uncharacterized protein LOC120288766 produces MDSALETIPPSLCIGLLMIMFLGGTSAGAATSVTAVAAASAVAFVAVVGLLHQHQQEAVLLHLRSQSWRSTTASWIPTLVGVLPRGAKLTVEELESISSSFDESIVSSLYGLSPASASLTWFFSSVNVLTTAHSAVRSLIYELKSDGGDSLLSWYLDNSLKVLDVCNRMSSKIERLCLHHLDRRMMMNLLGSGGNPSKEDIHQARDLLVDSEGEGMADIEELIRDLATSIVTSAMRRKDLPVDKVVRRAVQAVNFLTAFIAGVIYSALCSSSRAIAYIYVPEEFPWGDSTRVLEELNDVEARGRHVLEAIDEVVASGGDGEVVGRLREAAVGLEKATEQLLKGLYHLRDGVDELFLTVTRIRKEMVNEFRVSLWKGSLPEKPLKPSKNN; encoded by the exons ATGGATTCAGCTTTAGAAACTATTCCACCGAGCTTATGCATTGGTCTCCTAATGATCATGTTTCTTGGTGGAACCTCAGCGGGTGCGGCTACAAGTGTAACAGCAGTAGCGGCAGCATCCGCGGTGGCATTTGTGGCAGTTGTG GGGCTACTACACCAACACCAGCAGGAGGCGGTGCTACTCCACTTGCGTAGCCAGAGCTGGCGCTCTACCACGGCCTCTTGGATACCGACTCTCGTCGGCGTCCTACCTCGA GGAGCGAAGCTCACGGTCGAGGAGTTGGAATCTATCTCTAGTTCCTTCGATGAGTCCATCGTCTCTTCCCTCTATGGCCTGAGCCCCGCCTCTGCTAGCTTGACCTGGTTCTTTTCTTCTGTCAACGTGCTCACCACTGCTCACTCCGCCGTGAGATCCTTGATCTACGAGCTGAAGTCGGACGGTGGCGACAGCCTCTTGTCGTGGTATCTAGACAATAGCCTGAAGGTCTTGGATGTCTGCAACCGCATGTCCTCCAAGATCGAGCGACTGTGTCTCCACCACCTGGACcggaggatgatgatgaaccTCCTTGGCTCGGGGGGCAACCCCTCGAAGGAGGACATTCACCAAGCGAGGGATTTACTCGTAGACTCGGAAGGCGAGGGCATGGCCGACATCGAGGAGTTGATTAGAGACTTGGCCACAAGCATTGTAACGTCGGCTATGCGAAGGAAGGACTTGCCGGTCGACAAGGTCGTTCGCCGTGCGGTCCAAGCTGTCAATTTCTTGACGGCATTCATTGCTGGAGTCATATATTCGGCCCTATGCTCCTCCTCTAGGGCGATTGCCTACATATACGTCCCAGAGGAGTTCCCTTGGGGCGACTCT ACACGGGTCTTGGAAGAGCTTAATGATGTGGAGGCGCGTGGGAGGCATGTGTTGGAGGCGATTGATGAGGTGGTGGCATCAGGAGGCGATGGAGAGGTCGTGGGGAGGTTAAGGGAGGCAGCGGTTGGGCTGGAGAAGGCCACTGAGCAACTATTGAAGGGGTTATACCATCTAAGGGATGGGGTGGATGAGCTGTTCCTGACAGTGACAAGGATAAGGAAGGAGATGGTAAACGAGTTCAGGGTGAGTCTGTGGAAAGGATCGTTGCCTGAGAAGCCATTGAAGCCCAGCAAGAACAACTAA